The DNA region AGTGATGCTGCAAGCATTTGTCACCAACAAGTTCCCTTTATTATATTCATATGTGCttgattttaaagaaaccaTACTGTGCTAAAAGTATTAgcaaggcatttttttctggactTTTCAGTTACAGTATGTGTTGGGGTTGAAAATTTAAACCAACAATTTCTCATGCTTCCTCTTTCCTGTTTGAGGCAAAGTACCAAaataatttttggacattatctTTGTTATGTCTATAAATGTTTGCTCATGAATGGAAGTGTTTCCCAAAACAGGCTTTGATAGTCAAACATCCTTAAACAAATGTTTGCCTGAATTAAGGAAATAACAAGAGTATGTTGTTGGAAAATTATTCATGTTATGAGGCTCTGCTCCTTCTTATCAACTAGAAGGAGCAACtaataaaagtacatttactttagTTACTTGCGTGTGGTTTTAAGGtgctttatttatgtatttcaattttatgcCACTTCATTCCTTCACTCAACTACATTTCTCTAGGAATTCGGCTACATTCACACCAAGTCAGGCATTGCGGGAATTAGCCTTAGGGTTATGCAGTGGTGTGGGGGTGTCTTTGGAGGCTGACAGGGGCAAATATGCTGTAACTTAAAAAgtatgcaaatacaaattaggAAAACATCTTCATCAATCTTAAGATACATGCACAGTATTTGGAGAACGAGATGCAAAtaccacaacacaacacacaacacattacGAAAATCCCACAACAAAGCACATTAAGAAAATGCTACACTACATCACAACACAAAGGAAGTGTTTCCAGAGGACACTTCATGGTGATGCACACATCTGGACAAACTTGTTTTGGTCACGGTTTGTGAGTCACATTAGAGCAGGCTATCCGTCAGTGGTGTtggaaaatgagctaaaatgcaaatatttctttACTGCAGACAAGCCTGCTTCAACtccaaaaaagtatttcaagTGTATGAAGTGTGATATAATATAGTACAATCTAGAATTTGCTGCATCTGTGCTACAATATCAAAGGCCAATCTTTCAGCAGTAAGTAGTATAACAGCCCCTCTACCTGGTTCTTttgctgtctgtctcattcaGGGCTGCAGACTTCACTGAGTGCAATCAGCAGCATAGGACACATCTGGGCCCTGTGTGTCCCATGCACATGCATATGTCAGAGCAAAGGTCAGCGGCTCTCCACACCTCTTtgctttgtgtattttgtttctcCTTTCTTCATTGTTACTGCAAAACCATCCACTCCCTTCTCTACTTACTACAGATTCTCTTGTCagatttgtttgactttttttaaaattacttctTCATATATTAATCAATGATTGTTTGTGTCTCCCACTACTGTGGGCTGTTAAGgtagtaaataataaaaatattctcCATTTTTATGGTAAGATTTTGAATGTAGGACTTTCACTTGTAATTCAATATATTTGAATTGAGTCATGCTACTTGTACTAAAGCGAGAGGTATGACTCCCACCACTGATGAAGAGTAACACACAACTGAATAAGGAAAGTCAGCCATAACTACcacttccaaaaacaaaatgtccattacaaaaaaagcatatttggGACAACATGAAAACTGATTGAGGCACTCAAAGATACAAAGGCTACTGAAAATATGCATTGTTCTCCACACAGAACAATAAAGAGCAAGAAACCATATGTGACTGAGCCACACTCAGGAAATAACTATTCTGATAACAGGAAAAGcatcttaaaacagcatttctgTATGCTCacatcaaaaaatgatttatatattttagttatatgtgttgacatcatgacaTCTAGCCTATTCAACGGCCTTTGGCAACTTGCTGCCCATGTTTCCCCAAAAGTGGTATTTACTGCCCTTTCACAAGTGGTATGAGCCATGTGGGTCAACAGGAAAGTGAGCAAAGGTCAAACCTGATGCAGACTAAAAACATGCTTTCACATAATTAAAAGTACTCAAAAGTCATAGTACTGTGAATTTTCTAAAGTGCTTACAACAGAAacatatacttttaaaaagcactgcaaaatTTCTATCGCACAAATGCACTCCATTCGTTATTTCCCACATCTGCACTGAAGCAATCAGCTTCAGACTGAATGATGCAAAGTCAGAGGGAATTTCAACATGATTACCATAATGCAAGATAATTTCCACCAGGTGTAGATTCAATTACTTTCTGTTGCATCATCAGTTGAGATAAACAAGCCCACATTGGGCTTGATTGAACCTCAATGCTTCAGTGTTGCTAATGGACATGAAAATGTGGTTGGTAAGGCATCCTCTGTGACCTGACGCACTTTGCCAGATGACTCAGAAGTAAAGATGCAGTGAGAAAGATAGATGCTGAAGTCgaatggctgaaaaacatttttcatatttgcttaaaaaacacCTAACCCTTTtccattaaatatatatattaactaAGTGTTTCAGCTGTGTTAGATAATGAAACCAATACATGATACCACAATTATatcatgtatgtatgtatttccCTTGCGTGGCATACTTCTATTCTATAGTGAACCGCCAATATCTGTGTGAACACACAGCTCACGAATCTTCACCTTTTCTTCCATTTTGTCCATTCAGCACACTGATAAACACATTTGCTCTGCATTAAGTGCAGATGGAAGAGAAAGGATTGACTAttagaggtgtgtgtgcatgtgtgtgtgcacgtctaaaagagagtgacagaggacaGATAAAAGGCAAAGCCCAGGAGTCAGATAATGTTACATCAATGGTCAGTTAAGAAGAAAGGGATGTAATCTGCAATCAGAAGCACTTTGAATGACATTCATTGATGAAGTGTCATCTTTTAGAAAGGACTAACGATTCTTGTTTACATCATAATCAGAGTGAAAACAAAGCAACTCAAGCTAAGCTCCCAGTGGGGTGAGCAACACTTAAGAATGAATCAAtagttcatttaatttttttaagtgttgcaTCTTCTTTGTCAATGGACTTCATGTTAGTGTCAACCCATGAAAGCTCAGTTTGAACAAGTGGGAGACTTACAAGAAGTTTATATGTTCAGGTTTTTTAAAATAGGGGATATTGGTGCATTTAATGGGATTCGAAGGGGGTCATCAGGTTgccaacagacacacacaaacgcactgACGCACAGATGAGATGAGCGAATAATTACATGGATCCAACAGGGTGACAACAATTTTGGTCTGAGTAATAGTCTTGTTCATTAGGAGTGACGGGGGATTCCCTGAAGGAATTCAGCAGCATGGAAAAGCCATGAAACTAAAATGTGGATTTTAAATAGATGAATTTAAGAGAGGAATGTCTCTAGCCTGCTCCTCTCCCAACCTCTCTCTCAGTTTCAATCTTCTTTTACAGTTGAGCTTTATTAGCATGAATGGTTGGCAGCTGTCCTGCAAAGAAGCAATAGAGCAATATGCGGACAAATTGTAATTAAaccaaataatgcaaaatgacaATGCATTAGCTATACAatgatttgaatgaaaatgtctttataagAACTGATGAAATGGGGAATAAATGCATACTGTATATAGAAATTTAGAAGATAATGTAAGATAATGTATATAGAAGAGGTTTAACTGAGAGCCGTGTTCGCTCTGGCATGACGGCAGATGTCATTCTCTGTTCTGAGACTGCTTCTCCTTAAGATTTTGTATTCATTTGGAAAGTTGAGAACTCTGGTATTTATAATGCTGCAGAACATTTTGCCTAATGTGCTTATTACAGATATTCCTCCATAATTTCCCAATGGTATCCAGCCTTTCagatctcaaaaaaaaaaaaagtcctgctCTCATCACCATACTAATCAGGAGTTTGATTAGCTTCTGTCAGCTTAGAGCCATGTGGTGTCATCTCTGTCCTTATGTACTCACACCAGCATACTTATCCACTTTTCAGAGccattgtatttatatttgacTTAGACTGTGTCTATGCActgtaagtgtttttatttttttgtattcatattATAGGGATGATAATGATTATCGGACCATTGATTAATCGTCATTAAGAATTTGATTGAAATTTGAACGTAAGATTTAATCGACCAAATAAaggttttattctgaaatataaaCAAGGTGTAGTCTCCAATTATATTCTAGCTATCAGTAAAagggtttatttttaaagcatgttgaaatTTCTAGCATTATGTAGATATTATATGGCAGCTACATTCACAATCAAACAAGACAGGAGACTTCTTAACATAGAACACACATCTAAAAAACATAGCACAAAAGCTAtaatgaattacaaaaaaatcacactgataaaaaaaactataaaatataataaatgtaatatataataaagatgaaaaatacaataaaatacaatgcaatggaaacacttttttcccgCTTTTATAGCCCTTATGATGTGTAACACTGGGAGGCGGTAATGCGACTGTATGGATGCCATTAAACtcaaaggagaagaagaagtacaacaaagtcacaagacattctacaaaacatgacttggTATGTGTGGACAAAGGAAGAGACCGAGATCTTCTTAACTCTTATACGAGACAAAGAAAATACGGCAATATTAGATTGGCTTTATTGaatggctgcaatagaaataaacctgccaatgttttgcacatccgtcgccatggttatTATAATGTTTACGCGAGAGGAAAGTTGTGTGACATTGCAAGAAAAATCACATAATATCACTCAATAGAAATCATAAATAtaacttaagttttgtgcaaatctgtaatgaaaaccacCCTGACTGACTCTGTTCctggcgagacaactctgtcccccctttCCACGATATTATGTTATATAGAGAACAGGGATGTAGCATAATAGACTGAGGTTCCCGCcatgaacaggcagtgtaaacaTGGCTACAGTTATTGCAGCTAAGGTGATCCCAATGAAAGATGGTCTCTGGTTGGATGTTTGTCTTCAATTTAAACCTCcaccctgtctctctctcaccttagttctctctctttctcttctacCTGACCCAAATATCACAGTTATATTCTACTCCACATCTCATTAAAACCCCATTTACTAATGAATGGAAGGGTTTTGGTCCATTCTGAACAACACAGCCATCTATTCAGGCTCCAAATCCTCATAATATAACAATTTACAAGCCAGAGATTTCTGAGCATGGCTAAAGGGCTGGCAGAGTTCTTTTAACTGCGGTTCAAAGCAATGTTAAGTGTCGGAATCAAAATCCTTTCTCCTGAGAGACTAACAGTAGGGAGCACAATAGCGTCCTTTTGATCTTTCCTCCAGCATGTTTTTCTCTACAGTTCTGCTTCTCCGTCATTGACTCATTCATTGCTCCATCCATACTCTGGAGAAATAATGCTAATCAGGGCAAGCCAGATATTGTCAAGCATCAGCAGTATTCAGTGAGAGGTGCCATGCAGAGATGGATGAGCATTTCTCATTTGCAGCTAATTATGCTCCTGTCTCGCCAAATGGCGGCATACTCTACTGATAGGGGAGTATCTCTTTGATCCCGATCCATCATAGATTGTTTAATGGAACAGTATTTTCCTATTTATGTGTGGAGAGTGGCCAATGCATAAGTCCTCCAGCAGTCacttttttctgccatttcttttCCCATTAGTTGATAGTACAAATTAATGATTCTTGATAATACTAATTAAGGGAATCATCGTTGGAGATTTTGGGAAATAGCGTACCCTTATTTGCCTTATTGCAGAGAGTTAGACCTAGATAAAAAGACTGATACCAGTCTTATGaatgttaaatataaagctGGACCAGCAGCAGGTTACAgcagcttagcttagcataaagactggaaacgggGGTGAACCGGCTTCATCTAAAGATAACAAAATCTGCCctgttacttattcagtctctcgtCGACTAATATGGGACGATGTTCGAGCGCTGCTGGGGCGGAGAGGTGAACAGCAGATCAATTTTGTGAGGTTACCGTCACTTGAAATAACGCCTATTTGGTCTAGTGGTCaggatttgtgtttttcacacagCAGGCTGGGTTTAACTCTCTGAAAGGGAAGTGCAACTTTCCAGGGCCTTTAAGCAAGGAAGGGCAGGCTTCATGTACAATGTAATTCTTCCCTCTAAATCTTCTCTCCACAGAATTAGCACATTAAGTTCCAGAAATTGGATAAAGAGGGAACAAGCTTGCCTGACTCTgtccaaaggaaaaaaatccaccTACAAGCCCTTTAATAAATCAATCATAAATCAAAATCTTGTATCTTGCTTGTTGAGGTGTCAATCCTCTCACTTACTCTCCACAGTAAAGAAAGGGAGTATATTTCCCAACATGTTGAACTATGATTTTTATTATCCCTGATATTACAAGTACTGTCTCTGAGACGCTTTACCCAGATTGTGCTTCGGTAAACTGTCAGATATAATTATCCGCAATGCATGTAACAGTATATGTACATATTAGGGATGTcccaaacaagtttttttttgcccccgaTCCCAATCTGAATAATTTGATATTGAGCATCTGCCAGTACCCAAGTCCCAATGTGATACTTGTTTCAACTTCTCTCAATTCCACTTAATGTGGCATTGTAATAAAAGAACAGAACTCTATAAATGAGTAACATAATCAAAATTCCACTTTAAAGTAGTGTTATAGCTGAACATtcacagtcacaacaaataaattcCACCACAATTCCACTTATAACAGTATTATACTAAAActagttcactaaaaatgaacaacaaaaattgtAATTCCACTTAAAGTGATGCAGCAGCTTGagaagaacatgaaaaaaaagtagcagCATAACATAATTGTGACGTTGAACATAAACAAAGGATCAGGCAGAGCAAGTGCTAAAAATAACCAATCCTAATTAATATACCTTTATCTCAATACCGATCGAGACATCCCTAGTACATGTATAGAATACCTAAAGGGATGCAGAAAAATTGCTGTAACACGAGGCTTACTGTGTACACAGCACTGCCCGCGCATATGTGCATGTGCGTACGTTCAATCCAAAGTGTGGCAGGGGTGCTGTGGATCCAGAGTTTCAATGAGGATTAAGACCAGTTTCCAAATGTCCATACGCCTTTCTCCATTCTAAAGACCCATCTGATAAATCCAATCCTCTCAGATCCACAAAGGCTGAGATGCACACGCAGTTCAATCAATATCTTCTGTTTCTTTGACAGTCATGTCAAGGTCATGCATACAGCAAAGCCTTTGGGTGATACATAAAAAGATGAGTGCGGGGGAATTGAAATGCATTATGGTAGATAGGAGAttaaagttgtatttatttataagatATTGGATAGGAATAAATTAACATCATGAAAGTCATTTTAATCTCCTATATCATATTAGCTGTCCCCTGTTATATTGGCACAAGGCTAGGTGACAGATGATGTATGAGGGGATAAGGAAAGCTAATCACCGCTAAACAGCACCTCTAGGATTTTGGAAATATTGCAAAACTCTTCTCTATCCTCCATAGCACAACATGGCTGTGTCAGTGAGCTACATTATTAAACCCACAAAGGATATTTGTCTCCATTTTATGCTGGTACCACTTCAAAATGTTCAAAGGAAACAATCAGTCTGTGTCTAAAAGGAACATCATGGCAATTTTCTCCTTACAATAATATGTTTCTTCCACCAAAGGGAGATTAACCCATTGATGTTTGGTGCTTTGAGACCTACTGTGTTTCAAAGATgagaaaatttatttttttatttttttttaatttaaccataGCACTTTGTCTTTATAATTACATTGCTTTTATGTGTAAATCATGCATTTGGTCATACAGTTTGAAATACTGGGCCTATTTTTCTGTTAAGGCTGAGAAACTGGTATGAGCCTGGCAACTTAACATATGAATGATGTGGCCATCATCCAGCAGGTCCAGACAATAGACTGGGCACCCAtgtacaaacaataaaaacagatacaaaaacaaaattacataattCAGATTTAAATTCGGATATTCTCAATCTGCTAGAAACCATGGAAAAGTTATTACATTGAGATAGAAACAGCATAGTGTGGCACATTTGActgaaaatatactttttgttttgaccTTACCAACTTAGTGTCTGGACTGCCttaaaactttgaaatgactgaatttgagaggacaagtttagtttattttataaagaTTTAACTTGTCTTtgtcaaattcagtcaactttaaAAGTCAAGGCAGCccggacactaacttttttaaattaaaacaaatagttttttttttttttgtttgttttttttgcagtgtaacgTTGTGCGACAGCAAATTAGAAATTGTATCGGACTCTTTTAATAACTTATGATATTGCTCCTGTAACTCAAAACCTGTAGTAGCTCACCATGATATCGAACCTTCATAACAATCATTAAATAACAATTTAGCgtcaaaaaaaggagaaaaaaactatttggtAATTGAAATTGTCACAATAATTGAAAAAGACAATGCAGTGTTTAGTACTGCCTCATAATGATtagtgtaaatataaatatatgtaggGCTATTAATGCTGTCAGTCCAGTTTGCATATGAGGCGCAATCAACAGAGACGGATTCTGATGGGTTTTCTGATGAGTGCAGTTTGTCTTTTCTGCAGCTTCTAAACTGTGGTGTAATGTAATAACAAATTAATACTTCATTGCAGTTCTTCAGTATTTTTTGGGAGTGTCTGGAATTTTCTTGAGTTTTAGTATTTCTGTCAATTTTCACTTCAATCCACAAAATTTCCtaattaaaatgtatacttATACCCCGCTACACTCCCCAAAGCATCTTAGTTACTTACTGCAAAATAAGACAGGAGgggagaaaggagggagggatgaaggGATGGATGAACAAATGATAGGGaaggaaaaactgcattttgttcTTCAAAGGattgaagttgcaaaaaagaggTGGTGAAGGCCTACACATTAAGAAGATAGAAACTTAattattctcaaaattctgactgcttgcttttttgttaataGGTAAATATAGGCCTACTTAAGTATATTTATCACATTATCAAAAAGTCGTCTGGCCCCATTTGACTGTGAGGCAGGACCAGCACTACTTTTTATTCATCTCTTAAGCTTTGAAATAGATTCTTCCACCCTGTTATTCATTCCTTTCAACTCTGAACTCACAATCTTGGTGCTCCACATTCCCTTAATCACAACTGAACTAGGAAAAATGTCCCTCTCTTAAAGTGCACCTAATATATTGCAAAATCTTCAAAAGAACTTAAACTTGGACTGCAAATGCttaaattaaagacaaattCCCACTAAGGTGGATAATAAAGTTAATCTAATTTCAGATCTTTTCTCAATtgagtgtaaatgtttttaattatacatCAACACCATAACATGTTTATTATcccctattttatttttttagctattattgtttgttgttttgtatcatttcatttagatttttatttgttaacttgattgttttaaatgtgtttattcatgCATGACATTACTGAAATTGATGGGTCTCCCTCAATCGATTTctcaaaccacaaataaaagtttgaaacataaaattacttttgatacataaatacagtaatagcAGATACTTCAAGACTTTTTCTatatattctaataggtgactttaacttcttgAACTCCACAGACCATGCTAGATGTGACCAGCTGGCTGTGTTTGGTTGTACTCACCGTTTGTGTGATGTTCAGGGTGTTTCGGATGTCGACTGATTTGCAGGATGTGTGGAGGGTTAATGGATAAAGCTAAACTGATGTGTCCGACTGTCGCCTCAAAACGaaataaaaaatacccaaaCAAACATTCCCACGAGTGAATAGGCCTCTAGGCTACCAAAACAAAGTTCAAATGTGGCCATAAACGGATTTATCGAAGCATAAAACTAATATTTAACCAAACACACGGCGCTTGAAGGCTGTAATGTCCTGGCGTCTTCCCTGCGCGGCTAATTTAGCACACCTGCCTTTAATTAGAGGATCCGCAGATGCCAGGTCAGCTGATGCATCCAAACGActcaaaaaagggggaaattatAGCTACAGTCTTGCTAGAAATACCTCTAACAGTCTGTTAGTGGCTCTGTCTCCTTCCATGTCAGTGGCTGATGATTAATACTTGTGGCCTCTGCTTTTCTCTGACTGCCTGTGATCCTCCTATCAAAAGGTTTTTTGGTCGGTCAAATTTAAGCACGTGAGCACATGATGCCTGTTTAGAGGAGAATCCTGtcaaaaattataaatgatGCATAATGAGAAGTTGATAACCTTTGAAGGGAAATTTAGCCTTTTTCTCTGTACTGCTAACcactgtaaaagtaaaagtgaataTTGCACATATTGCATAAATTGCAAAGAAAACTGATCATCCCATTAAAACAGTGTAGTTATGTCAATGCTGAAAACACTCAGATATGAAATAACTCTAGATTTCTACAGgaattttaacacattaataTACAACATATTGCAAGTAGGCCAGCTGCAATTTATTTAACAGAATTGCTAATGCCAGATTGAAAAAGTTTTAGGTCaaaatgcatatatttaatattttggaggtttttagaacaacatttagttttgctattgtttcTGACCAATTGTTTCTGTCCAATTATGGTCCAGTTATAATTTCTGCTGAAGTGAGTTACATGgcttttaaaacagatttccaCTGGGGACTAGAATTTATGAcaattgacaaaaacataattaaataatttaaaattaaataggCTACAGctattttgtttgtaaattcAAATGTGGACCCAAATGTAACctattgtttgattttgaaaagttaGCTCTGGCTTTTTACCTATGAATATAGATTTGTGAGTATAACAATTAggcaaaattaaaagcaaattaattttaaaaaaaactactgaacATAGATTCCTGCCATATTTAGTCCCAGGGTAATATAAAATGAGGTTGTAGATAGGCTTTGATCAGCAATAAGTTGTGTCAATGAATTTATTCCACCATgagctgtctttttttattcaacattattTAGAAGAATGAATAATACAGATTCAGACATCATGGAGAGTGCAAACTGCCAAAAAGAGGACTGACAAACTAAAACtgaacaataaagaaaaaacaaacaagcaagcaaacaaaaagaaaaaaaaacaaaaacaaaaaaacgagtGAGACAGCACcttaaaatcatataaaagaTAAATTACCAAATAGCAGGTTAAAATGATGTAGGATCATAatacttttattgttattgataAGTCTACATTTATTCTATAGTTGTCCTCTATATTTTAAGGATTATGGTTTGCTCTATGAAATTCAATCTCAAAgatgttattgtttattttgaaagtcataTTAATTAACCGAACTTTGTGACAAGTCTCTTGATCCTTAAATGTAATACTCACAAATCTAAATTTGCAAAATTATGcccttcttttattttttttaattattatttttgtaattatccAAGTCCTTACATgtaaataacaagaaaagtaTTACGACCgtacatcatttgttttttgttttatggacTACCTGGGACAAACATCTCTTAAGACGTATGAcgcggatttttttttttttttttttttaatgcacgaATTGTCCTCCTCGGCCACCGTATGATGTCGTGGCGTTTGGTGATGTGCACAAACTTGCCACAGTTACGCGACTACCGTTAGCTGCGATATTGACCGTGTTCAGTAGATTTGTTTACTTTGACGTTACATTAACCACCGGACAGTGTTACCTCCTGCGATTCACGATGAGGCGCACCGCTGTGGGTAAGAGACAGAcgaacattttgattttaagcTGCTACTTTAAGCGCCTGCATGCTAGTATGCTAacagctagctaacgttagctaatgtTGTTACCAAATGTGAATGAATTGTCGTTGTTGTGGACTCCAGGCCCAAGTTGATACACCTCTAAAAGCATTATAGAGCTCAAATACAGACAAATTAGCAAACTAATAACGTGTCGATGATCGTTGTCTTTTTCATAAAGGTGAAGGAGGTCCTGGGAGTTATGTAGCCAGTGGATACAGTGTGTATGAAGAGGAGAATGAACATCTACAGGAGGGACTGAGAGCTAAAGTCAGCGCTTTGAAAAGTGTAAGTTAATACTGATGAAATGCAGATGTTAGATGTTTTTGTGAATCCCAAAGAAAAACTGTAAGTTTACACAGAATTGCGTCTGTTGTCTGTCCACCTTTAGTTATGTTTTGATTCTTTTGAATGTAACACGTTAATACCTCATATGTGGATTAAAGGTCTAACAGCAGTCAGCAGattgttttgttgcctttaaCTTCAGTGTTGATTCTTGATATTTACAGCTGACTATCGACATTGGAACAGAAGTGAAATATCAGAATAAAATGCTGGACGATATGGTAAGTTTCATTTTCGTTACTCACTGACTCAACACTATAACACTCAGACTctttaaagtactttttacATGTATAAGTCTTGCATTAAAATCTTACTAAAGTTCAGAAATACTGGCAGCAAAATGCACTTGATGAATAACTACAGTATTTATAGTATGATTTAGTTATTGATGCAGTAACCTGGAAGCAGCATTTCAGTGTTGCAGCTGGTGGTGAATGTGCTTT from Plectropomus leopardus isolate mb chromosome 18, YSFRI_Pleo_2.0, whole genome shotgun sequence includes:
- the bet1 gene encoding BET1 homolog; this translates as MRRTAVGEGGPGSYVASGYSVYEEENEHLQEGLRAKVSALKSLTIDIGTEVKYQNKMLDDMDSDFDSTGGLLGATIGRVKQLSRGSQTKLLCYMLLFCFFVFFVLYWFIKLR